In uncultured Bacteroides sp., the following proteins share a genomic window:
- a CDS encoding inositol-3-phosphate synthase: protein MENVNVKPATGKLGVLCVGLGAVTSTFMVGTLMARKGLAQPVGSLTQLATMRVGKGKDKQYKKINEVVPLTNLNDIVFGAWDIFADNAYESAIHAEVLREKDINPVKEELEAIKPMPAVFDQNFVKRLHGTHVKEGASRWDLAEQLRADIRNFKAANNCERIVIIWAASTEVYLPLSDEHMSLAALEKAMKENNTEKIAPSMCYAYAAIAEGCPFIMGAPNLCVDSPAMWEFAKKTNAPIAGKDFKTGQTMMKTVLAPMLKTRMLGLRGWFSTNILGNRDGEVLDDPDSFKTKEVSKLSVIETILDGKEHPELYSDIFHKVRINYYPPRNDDKEGWDNIDIFGWMNYPMQIKVDFLCKDSILAAPLLLDLVLFSDLAKRAGRYGIQDWLSFYLKSPMHDFEHKPVHDLFEQFAILKNNLREMGGYEVDGSVD, encoded by the coding sequence ATGGAAAATGTAAATGTAAAACCGGCAACTGGGAAACTAGGAGTATTATGTGTAGGTTTAGGAGCTGTTACTTCTACCTTTATGGTAGGTACATTAATGGCTCGCAAAGGGTTGGCTCAACCTGTAGGTTCACTTACACAATTAGCAACCATGCGTGTAGGTAAAGGAAAAGACAAGCAATATAAAAAGATTAATGAAGTAGTTCCTTTAACTAATTTAAATGACATCGTTTTTGGCGCATGGGATATTTTTGCCGATAATGCTTATGAATCAGCTATTCACGCTGAAGTATTAAGAGAAAAAGACATCAACCCGGTAAAAGAGGAATTGGAAGCAATCAAACCAATGCCTGCCGTATTTGATCAAAACTTCGTTAAACGTTTACATGGTACACACGTAAAAGAAGGAGCTTCACGCTGGGATTTAGCTGAACAGCTTCGTGCCGATATCCGCAACTTTAAAGCTGCAAACAACTGCGAACGTATTGTTATTATCTGGGCTGCAAGTACTGAAGTATATCTTCCATTGAGTGATGAGCATATGAGCCTTGCTGCTTTAGAAAAAGCAATGAAAGAAAACAATACAGAAAAGATTGCTCCAAGTATGTGTTATGCTTATGCAGCTATTGCAGAAGGATGCCCATTCATCATGGGTGCACCAAACTTATGTGTTGATTCTCCTGCAATGTGGGAATTCGCTAAGAAAACAAATGCACCGATAGCAGGAAAAGACTTCAAGACTGGACAAACAATGATGAAAACCGTTCTTGCTCCAATGTTGAAGACTCGTATGTTAGGACTACGCGGATGGTTCTCAACAAACATCTTAGGAAACAGAGACGGTGAAGTATTGGATGATCCGGATTCTTTCAAGACTAAGGAAGTTAGTAAGCTTTCTGTTATTGAAACAATTCTTGACGGTAAAGAACATCCTGAACTTTACAGCGACATCTTCCACAAAGTACGTATTAACTATTATCCTCCTCGCAACGACGATAAAGAAGGATGGGACAACATTGATATCTTCGGATGGATGAATTACCCTATGCAAATTAAAGTGGATTTCTTATGCAAAGACTCAATTCTTGCTGCTCCACTATTGCTTGACCTGGTTCTTTTCTCTGATCTTGCTAAACGTGCAGGACGTTACGGAATTCAAGACTGGTTATCTTTCTATTTGAAGAGCCCAATGCACGACTTCGAACACAAGCC
- a CDS encoding HAD family hydrolase, translating into MKQFTDIKGIIFDYGGTIDTNGKHWAEVLWTRYKELNIPVSKEDFKKAYVHGERTLALQPLVQPSHDFYDVLLIKAKIQIEYLIQQKLLSDSDETNKYPEEIAKGCYDFAKGVVNKSLFVVNKLSNKYNLTLVSNFYGNINKVLENFGLLCSFNSVIESAVVGVRKPDPAIFTLGVRELGIEAHETVVIGDSFSKDIIPAKAAGCQTIWLKGDGWGEETDDSVPDAIITDLVQLLDIL; encoded by the coding sequence ATGAAACAATTTACTGATATAAAAGGAATTATATTCGACTACGGTGGCACAATTGACACTAACGGGAAACATTGGGCTGAGGTTTTATGGACCAGGTACAAAGAATTAAATATTCCCGTAAGCAAAGAAGATTTCAAGAAAGCATATGTTCATGGCGAACGGACATTGGCATTACAGCCACTAGTTCAACCTTCGCATGATTTTTATGATGTGTTACTTATTAAAGCAAAAATTCAGATTGAATATCTTATTCAGCAAAAGCTTTTGTCTGATTCTGATGAAACCAATAAGTACCCTGAAGAGATAGCAAAAGGTTGTTATGACTTTGCTAAAGGAGTGGTCAATAAGTCTCTTTTTGTAGTCAATAAGCTATCTAATAAATATAATTTAACTCTTGTTTCAAACTTTTACGGAAACATTAATAAAGTGCTGGAAAACTTTGGTTTACTTTGTAGTTTTAACAGTGTAATTGAATCAGCAGTAGTAGGGGTTAGAAAGCCTGATCCGGCTATTTTTACCTTAGGTGTTCGTGAGCTCGGAATTGAAGCACACGAGACGGTTGTTATTGGCGATTCTTTTTCAAAAGATATTATTCCTGCAAAAGCTGCAGGCTGTCAAACAATCTGGCTAAAAGGAGATGGATGGGGTGAAGAAACAGATGATTCTGTTCCTGATGCTATTATTACTGATTTAGTGCAATTACTTGATATTTTATAA
- a CDS encoding lysylphosphatidylglycerol synthase transmembrane domain-containing protein: protein MKNSYRNIFLLIGVIAIIIMLFTFDMKYDELLDNLKRAGFLFPIVILLWVFIYLINALSWYMIIHDNEKNHVPFLKVYKFTITGFALNYATPFGFMGGEPYRVMELTPYVGVSKATSSVILYIMMHIFAHFCFWLSSIFLFILLYPMNLGTGIMLTFAGTFCLFFIYLFSRGYKNGMAVKALRLCTKIPFLKKWAIRFAEEKKETLELIDNQIAELHKQRKKTFYASLCLEFTTRIIGCLEVFLILRILTPDVNFLTCILIMAFTSLLSNLFFFLPMQLGVREGGFALATGGLALTGAFGIYTGLIIRMRELIWIGIGMMLMKVGNKKESVSNKNNI, encoded by the coding sequence GTGAAAAACAGCTATCGTAACATATTCCTTTTAATCGGAGTCATTGCCATTATTATAATGCTCTTTACTTTTGACATGAAGTATGATGAACTTCTGGATAATTTAAAAAGAGCTGGATTCTTGTTTCCGATAGTTATTCTTTTATGGGTGTTTATCTACCTGATTAATGCATTATCATGGTATATGATTATTCACGACAACGAAAAAAATCATGTTCCTTTTCTAAAAGTATATAAGTTCACAATCACAGGATTTGCACTTAATTATGCCACACCATTTGGCTTCATGGGTGGTGAGCCTTATCGTGTTATGGAACTAACGCCATATGTAGGAGTAAGTAAAGCCACATCCTCAGTTATCCTATATATAATGATGCATATTTTTGCTCATTTTTGTTTTTGGCTTTCGTCCATATTTCTTTTTATTTTATTATACCCCATGAACCTGGGAACAGGAATTATGCTGACTTTTGCAGGAACCTTTTGTCTGTTCTTTATCTATTTATTCTCCAGAGGATATAAAAACGGAATGGCAGTCAAGGCGCTTCGCTTATGTACGAAAATACCTTTTTTGAAAAAATGGGCAATCCGTTTTGCTGAAGAGAAAAAAGAAACTCTGGAACTAATTGATAATCAAATTGCAGAATTGCACAAACAAAGAAAAAAAACCTTTTATGCCTCGTTATGTCTGGAATTTACGACTAGAATAATAGGATGTCTGGAAGTTTTTCTCATTCTGAGAATTCTTACACCAGATGTTAATTTCCTGACATGTATTCTTATAATGGCCTTTACCAGTCTCTTATCCAATCTTTTTTTCTTCTTACCCATGCAACTTGGTGTAAGAGAAGGAGGATTTGCTCTTGCAACAGGAGGATTAGCGTTAACAGGAGCTTTTGGTATTTACACCGGTCTGATAATCAGAATGAGAGAACTTATATGGATTGGTATAGGCATGATGCTTATGAAAGTGGGAAATAAAAAAGAATCAGTCTCCAACAAAAATAATATATGA
- a CDS encoding CDP-alcohol phosphatidyltransferase family protein, which yields MEKDYRKKELEASLKSLDTEEFIDIHFYRPIGYRWALFFNKLGVTPNSVTIASIFLGVAAGILFYYNDIMITLCGIFLLIWANSYDSADGQLARLTGQKSELGRILDGTSGDFWFITIYASICLRLSPEGWGIWIWVLAAVTGFFHSKQAAMADYYRNVHLFFLKGKAGSELDNSVQQRELYKSLSWKNEFIRKLFIFFYKDYTASQEKLTPKFQLFFKKAKEKYGDNIPQDLKDEFRVLSKPLMKYTNILSFNTRIIVLFIGLLINEPWIYFIFEITVLNILLIYMIVRHESFCMKLYKELS from the coding sequence ATGGAAAAAGATTATAGAAAAAAAGAGCTGGAAGCTTCACTTAAGTCACTGGATACAGAAGAATTTATTGATATTCATTTCTATCGTCCAATAGGCTATCGCTGGGCTTTATTTTTCAATAAACTTGGTGTTACTCCTAATTCAGTTACAATTGCAAGCATCTTTCTTGGAGTAGCTGCAGGTATCTTATTCTATTATAATGATATAATGATTACTCTTTGCGGTATATTCTTGTTAATATGGGCAAATTCTTACGATAGTGCCGACGGACAGTTAGCACGCCTTACCGGGCAAAAATCTGAATTGGGGCGCATTCTTGATGGAACTAGCGGCGATTTCTGGTTTATAACAATTTATGCAAGCATCTGCCTACGTCTTTCTCCTGAAGGATGGGGAATATGGATATGGGTACTGGCTGCAGTTACAGGATTTTTCCATAGCAAACAAGCAGCCATGGCCGATTATTACCGCAATGTTCACCTCTTTTTCCTGAAAGGGAAAGCAGGAAGCGAACTTGATAACTCTGTTCAGCAAAGAGAGTTATACAAATCACTGTCATGGAAAAATGAATTCATTAGAAAACTCTTTATTTTCTTCTACAAAGACTATACTGCATCTCAGGAAAAGCTAACACCTAAATTTCAGTTATTCTTTAAAAAGGCTAAAGAAAAATACGGAGATAATATTCCTCAGGATCTAAAAGATGAGTTTCGTGTTCTAAGTAAACCATTGATGAAGTACACAAATATATTGTCGTTCAATACAAGAATAATTGTTCTCTTTATTGGCCTTCTCATAAACGAACCGTGGATTTACTTTATCTTTGAAATAACAGTACTCAATATCTTGCTTATATATATGATTGTACGTCACGAGTCATTTTGCATGAAACTATATAAGGAATTATCATAA
- a CDS encoding NTP transferase domain-containing protein — translation MKFAIISAGEGSRLAQEGVQQPKPLVPLNGTAMIDRLIDIFMKNDATSIAIIINNENTQTKEHLAELQKKYPLEVVVKSTPGSMHSFYELMPLLKGDKFCLTTVDTIFDEAEFTAYIENFKASEDDGFMAVTDYVDDEKPLYIAANDSLDITGYYDAKTPECNYISGGIYCLSPSCLDTLQRCMDNGMKRMRQFQKALVDEGKKLKAYPFSKILDVDHAGDIAKAESFLKEPFPIVGIDRGNRFSPNKAGSDALIFSKVKENLEKKGFRVHTYTEQRFVDQPMFAPVVFTMARSSMALDILDILEEENSLIINSPKGIRNTGRLEMTTQLLSAEVPSPLSSVLFTDKPVEEQETPVYPYWIKRGDGHAQVKEDVSFVQTEQEASSVLQSFSERGIKLAVVNEHLEGDLVKFYGVSDNKFFYWYYPSPTVNSKFGLEAINGEAKGYAFSEEELKTYCEKASQKMGLSVYGGDCIVSPTGEIRVIDFNDWPSFAPCCNQAAEAIASLIVNKMNDGKRL, via the coding sequence ATGAAATTTGCTATAATCTCTGCCGGAGAAGGCTCTCGACTGGCGCAAGAAGGCGTGCAACAGCCTAAACCTCTGGTTCCCCTTAATGGCACAGCAATGATTGACCGTCTCATAGATATTTTTATGAAGAATGACGCTACTTCCATTGCAATTATAATCAATAATGAAAACACGCAAACCAAAGAACACTTGGCCGAGCTGCAGAAAAAATATCCACTCGAGGTGGTCGTTAAAAGCACTCCCGGGTCTATGCATAGTTTTTATGAATTGATGCCTTTACTTAAAGGAGATAAGTTCTGCCTCACAACAGTCGACACAATATTTGATGAAGCAGAATTCACAGCTTATATAGAAAATTTCAAAGCATCAGAAGATGATGGATTTATGGCGGTAACAGATTATGTAGATGATGAAAAACCATTATACATTGCTGCCAACGATTCTCTTGACATAACTGGCTATTATGATGCAAAGACTCCGGAATGTAATTACATCTCAGGAGGAATTTATTGCTTGTCCCCTTCCTGTCTGGACACTTTACAGCGTTGTATGGATAATGGAATGAAAAGAATGCGTCAGTTTCAAAAGGCATTGGTTGATGAAGGAAAGAAACTGAAAGCCTATCCTTTCAGCAAGATTCTGGATGTGGACCATGCTGGTGACATCGCCAAAGCTGAATCCTTTCTAAAGGAACCTTTTCCCATTGTAGGCATTGACCGTGGAAATAGATTTTCTCCTAACAAAGCCGGAAGTGATGCTCTTATTTTCAGTAAAGTGAAAGAGAATCTGGAGAAAAAAGGTTTCCGGGTACATACATATACAGAGCAACGCTTTGTAGACCAGCCTATGTTTGCACCAGTGGTATTCACAATGGCGCGTAGTAGCATGGCACTGGATATTCTTGATATATTAGAAGAGGAAAATTCACTGATAATTAATTCTCCTAAAGGAATCCGAAATACCGGTCGTTTAGAGATGACTACACAATTACTTTCTGCAGAAGTTCCTTCTCCCCTCAGTTCGGTCCTTTTTACTGATAAACCGGTTGAGGAACAAGAGACTCCGGTTTACCCATACTGGATAAAGCGAGGAGACGGCCATGCACAAGTAAAAGAAGATGTGAGTTTTGTACAAACGGAACAGGAAGCATCTTCTGTACTTCAGAGCTTTAGTGAAAGAGGTATAAAACTTGCAGTGGTAAATGAACATCTGGAAGGAGATTTAGTCAAGTTCTATGGCGTATCCGATAATAAATTCTTTTATTGGTACTACCCCTCTCCCACTGTTAACAGTAAATTTGGTTTGGAAGCTATCAACGGAGAAGCAAAAGGTTACGCATTCTCAGAAGAAGAACTAAAGACTTATTGTGAGAAAGCCTCCCAGAAAATGGGACTTTCTGTCTATGGCGGAGATTGCATTGTTTCCCCTACCGGAGAAATACGAGTTATCGATTTTAATGACTGGCCCAGCTTTGCTCCATGTTGTAACCAGGCAGCAGAAGCTATCGCCTCACTGATTGTTAATAAGATGAATGATGGAAAAAGATTATAG
- the pdxA gene encoding 4-hydroxythreonine-4-phosphate dehydrogenase PdxA, translating to MEDNNRIRIGITQGDINGVGYEVILKTFSDPVMLELCTPIIYGSPKVAAYHRKALDLPTNFSIINSAAEAPHNKLSVVNCTDDEIKVEFTKPTPEAGKAAYEALERAVEEYKSGLIDVIVTAPINKNTIQSKDFYFPGHTEYLEEKLGEGHKSLMILMKDDFRVALVTGHIPVADIAKSVTKERIIEKLEIFNKSLKQDFRIDNPRIAVLALNPHAGDNGLIGKEEEEIIIPAIKEMTEKGIQCFGPYPADGFMGSGNFVHFDGVLAMYHDQGLAPFKSIAMDEGVNYTAGLPVIRTSPAHGTAYDIAGQGLASEDSFRQAVYVAIDVFRNRRIEKETHVNPLRKQYYEKRDDSDKLKLDSIDDEI from the coding sequence ATGGAAGATAACAATAGAATACGGATTGGTATTACCCAAGGGGATATCAACGGTGTAGGTTACGAAGTAATTTTAAAAACATTTTCTGATCCTGTAATGCTGGAACTTTGCACACCAATTATTTATGGTTCGCCTAAAGTAGCCGCCTATCATAGGAAAGCATTGGATTTACCAACCAACTTTAGTATAATCAATTCTGCAGCCGAAGCACCACACAATAAGCTGAGTGTGGTTAATTGCACAGACGATGAAATAAAAGTAGAGTTTACCAAACCAACTCCGGAAGCAGGAAAAGCTGCTTATGAAGCTTTGGAAAGAGCAGTGGAAGAATATAAATCGGGATTGATTGACGTAATTGTCACTGCTCCGATTAACAAAAATACCATTCAGTCCAAAGATTTTTATTTTCCCGGACATACTGAATATCTGGAAGAGAAATTAGGTGAAGGTCACAAATCACTAATGATTCTGATGAAAGATGATTTTCGTGTTGCATTAGTAACCGGACATATTCCGGTAGCCGACATTGCAAAATCTGTGACTAAAGAAAGAATTATTGAAAAACTGGAAATATTCAACAAGTCCTTAAAACAGGATTTCAGAATTGATAATCCACGCATTGCTGTACTGGCTCTGAATCCTCATGCCGGAGACAACGGACTGATTGGTAAAGAAGAAGAAGAAATTATTATACCTGCTATAAAGGAGATGACAGAAAAAGGAATACAGTGTTTTGGTCCTTATCCTGCCGACGGATTTATGGGTTCAGGTAACTTTGTCCATTTTGACGGAGTACTTGCCATGTATCACGATCAGGGATTGGCTCCTTTTAAAAGCATAGCCATGGATGAGGGAGTGAATTACACTGCCGGACTTCCGGTTATCCGCACTTCACCTGCTCATGGAACAGCTTACGATATAGCCGGACAAGGATTGGCTTCTGAAGACTCTTTCCGCCAGGCAGTTTACGTGGCAATTGATGTATTCCGTAACCGCCGAATTGAGAAGGAGACACATGTAAATCCACTCCGCAAGCAGTATTATGAAAAACGTGATGACAGCGACAAGTTAAAGCTTGATTCCATTGATGATGAAATTTAA
- the rlmN gene encoding 23S rRNA (adenine(2503)-C(2))-methyltransferase RlmN encodes MSKQPLLGTTLSELQDIVRNLGMPKFTAKQIAEWVYDKKVNSIDEMTNISLKQREKLNAEYEIGASEPIEAMRSVDGTVKYLFRTPENNFIEAVYIPDDDRATLCVSSQVGCKMNCKFCMTGKQGFSGNLTSNQIINQINSIPESGKLTNIVMMGMGEPLDNLDEVLKALEIMTSDYGYKWSPKRITLSSVGLRKGLRQFLEESNCHLAISIHSPFPAQRAELMPAERAYSITDVVDLLRNYDFSKQRRLSFEYIVFKGVNDSLIYAKELVKLLRGLDCRINLIRFHAIPDVDLNGADMDTMVKFRDYLTSHGLFSTIRASRGEDIFAACGMLSTAKEQEKNDEKL; translated from the coding sequence ATGAGCAAACAACCGCTTTTAGGAACAACTCTCAGCGAGTTACAAGATATAGTCCGTAATCTGGGAATGCCAAAGTTCACAGCTAAACAGATTGCTGAATGGGTGTATGATAAGAAAGTTAACTCGATAGACGAAATGACAAATATTTCGTTGAAACAACGGGAGAAACTAAATGCTGAATATGAGATTGGTGCAAGCGAGCCTATTGAAGCTATGCGTTCAGTAGACGGAACCGTGAAATACCTGTTCCGTACTCCGGAAAACAACTTTATTGAAGCTGTATATATACCCGATGACGACCGGGCCACACTTTGCGTGTCTTCACAAGTGGGCTGCAAAATGAATTGCAAGTTTTGTATGACTGGCAAACAAGGCTTTTCTGGAAATCTTACCTCAAACCAAATAATCAATCAGATTAACTCCATCCCTGAAAGTGGTAAGTTAACCAACATTGTAATGATGGGAATGGGTGAGCCGCTTGATAATTTAGATGAGGTTCTGAAAGCATTGGAGATTATGACCTCTGATTACGGTTACAAATGGAGCCCGAAACGAATTACTCTGTCATCGGTAGGATTACGAAAAGGATTAAGACAATTCCTTGAAGAAAGCAACTGCCATCTGGCCATAAGCATTCATTCCCCATTTCCTGCTCAGAGAGCAGAACTTATGCCGGCAGAAAGAGCTTATTCAATTACAGATGTGGTAGACTTGCTTCGCAATTATGATTTCAGCAAACAACGTAGGCTTTCATTTGAATATATTGTTTTTAAAGGGGTAAATGATTCTCTTATCTATGCAAAAGAACTTGTAAAACTATTGAGAGGATTAGATTGCCGCATTAATCTGATACGCTTTCATGCCATTCCGGATGTTGATTTGAATGGAGCGGATATGGACACAATGGTGAAGTTCCGTGATTATCTAACTTCTCACGGACTTTTCTCTACAATACGTGCATCCCGTGGGGAAGACATTTTTGCAGCTTGTGGAATGTTGTCCACCGCTAAGGAACAAGAGAAAAATGATGAAAAACTTTAA
- the ribH gene encoding 6,7-dimethyl-8-ribityllumazine synthase has protein sequence MATAYHNLSEYDFNSVPNAETMRFGIVVSEWNSNITGALLDGAVNTLMKHGAIKDNIIVKCVPGSFELTFGANQMIENCEVDAVIILGCVIKGDTPHFDYVCMGVTQGITELNTIGDVPVIYGLITTNNMEQAEDRCGGKLGNKGDESAITAIKMIDFVWSLKK, from the coding sequence ATGGCAACAGCTTATCACAATCTATCAGAGTACGATTTTAATTCAGTACCTAATGCAGAAACTATGAGATTCGGGATTGTTGTTTCCGAATGGAACAGCAATATCACAGGCGCTCTTCTTGACGGAGCTGTAAATACATTAATGAAGCACGGAGCTATAAAAGATAATATTATAGTAAAATGTGTTCCGGGAAGTTTTGAACTGACTTTTGGTGCCAATCAAATGATAGAAAACTGCGAAGTTGATGCAGTTATTATTTTAGGATGCGTAATTAAGGGAGATACTCCACATTTTGATTACGTTTGCATGGGAGTAACACAAGGTATCACAGAATTAAACACAATTGGCGATGTACCAGTTATTTACGGTCTGATTACCACCAATAATATGGAGCAAGCAGAGGATCGTTGTGGAGGTAAGCTAGGGAATAAAGGTGACGAAAGTGCGATTACTGCAATAAAAATGATCGATTTTGTTTGGAGTTTAAAAAAATAG
- a CDS encoding tetratricopeptide repeat protein: protein MAEQDKQEQKLNVEDALSLSEAYLIKNKKGIIGGIVAVIIIIAAFFAYKYLYLAPREEKAETAIFKGEEYFGQDAYETALNGDSIGYKGFIKVANEFSGTKTANLAKAYAGICYAQLGKYSEAQKYLSDFDGDDQMVSPAILGALGNCYAQLNQLDKAVSTLQDAAKKADNNTLSPVYLLQAGLIMEQQGKYADAITTYTSIKDKYFNSYQAMDIDKYIERATALKK, encoded by the coding sequence ATGGCAGAACAAGACAAACAAGAACAGAAATTAAACGTGGAAGATGCACTGAGCCTCTCTGAAGCGTATTTAATTAAAAACAAGAAAGGCATTATCGGAGGTATCGTTGCGGTTATTATTATTATTGCTGCTTTCTTTGCCTACAAGTATCTTTATTTAGCTCCTCGTGAAGAAAAAGCAGAAACTGCAATTTTTAAAGGAGAAGAGTATTTTGGACAGGATGCATATGAAACTGCACTTAACGGTGACAGCATTGGTTATAAAGGATTCATTAAAGTTGCAAACGAGTTCAGTGGAACAAAAACTGCAAACCTTGCTAAAGCTTACGCAGGTATCTGTTATGCACAATTAGGGAAATACAGTGAAGCACAAAAATACTTAAGCGACTTTGACGGTGACGACCAAATGGTTTCTCCTGCAATTCTTGGAGCTTTAGGTAACTGCTATGCACAATTAAATCAACTGGACAAAGCTGTCTCAACTTTACAGGATGCTGCAAAGAAAGCAGACAACAACACTTTGAGCCCGGTTTATTTATTACAAGCTGGTTTAATTATGGAACAACAAGGTAAATATGCAGATGCTATTACAACCTATACTTCTATTAAAGACAAATATTTCAATTCTTACCAAGCTATGGATATTGATAAGTATATTGAAAGAGCTACAGCTTTGAAGAAATAA
- the recF gene encoding DNA replication and repair protein RecF (All proteins in this family for which functions are known are DNA-binding proteins that assist the filamentation of RecA onto DNA for the initiation of recombination or recombinational repair.) — protein MILKHISILNYKNLEQVELDFSLKLNCFFGLNGMGKTNLLDAVYYLSFCKSAGNPIDSQNIRHDQDFFMIQGFYESAGGDHEEIYCGQKRHQKKQFKRNKKEYNRLSDHIGFLPLVMVSPSDAELIAGGSEERRRFMDVVISQYDKEYLDALIRYNKALQQRNSLLKSELPVDEELFLVWEEAMAAAGEVVYRKREAFIEDFIPIFQSFYSFISQDQERVGLSYSSHAQGSSLLDVFKNTRPKDRIMGYSLRGVHKDELTMSLGDFAIKREGSQGQNKTFLIALKLAQFDFLKRTGNKTPLLLLDDIFDKLDASRVEQIVKLVAGDNFGQIFITDTNREHLDKILKKMDSDYKMFEVSNGDISDKKSISE, from the coding sequence ATGATATTAAAACATATTTCTATACTTAATTATAAGAATCTGGAGCAAGTTGAACTTGACTTTTCTCTCAAACTAAATTGTTTTTTTGGTTTGAACGGGATGGGAAAAACAAATCTGCTTGATGCGGTTTATTATCTATCTTTCTGTAAGAGTGCGGGTAATCCTATTGATTCACAAAATATCAGACACGATCAGGACTTTTTTATGATTCAGGGTTTTTATGAATCGGCCGGCGGAGATCATGAAGAAATTTATTGCGGACAGAAACGTCATCAGAAGAAACAGTTTAAGCGGAACAAGAAAGAGTATAATCGTCTTTCAGATCATATAGGTTTTTTACCATTGGTAATGGTTTCCCCTTCTGACGCTGAACTGATAGCTGGTGGGAGCGAGGAGCGCCGCCGATTTATGGATGTGGTAATATCTCAGTACGATAAAGAGTATCTGGATGCTTTAATCAGATATAACAAGGCATTGCAGCAACGGAATTCTTTACTTAAAAGCGAACTTCCTGTTGATGAAGAGCTTTTTTTAGTATGGGAAGAAGCAATGGCTGCTGCTGGCGAGGTGGTTTACCGCAAACGTGAAGCATTTATAGAGGACTTTATTCCTATTTTTCAGTCTTTTTATTCATTCATTTCTCAGGATCAGGAACGCGTTGGATTGTCATACTCGTCTCATGCTCAGGGTAGCTCATTGCTGGATGTATTTAAAAATACCCGACCAAAAGATAGGATTATGGGCTACTCTTTAAGAGGTGTTCATAAAGATGAGTTAACTATGTCTTTAGGCGATTTTGCTATAAAGCGTGAAGGCTCTCAAGGACAGAATAAGACTTTTCTGATAGCCTTGAAACTTGCTCAGTTTGATTTTCTGAAACGCACCGGAAATAAAACGCCGTTGCTTTTACTTGATGATATATTCGACAAGCTTGATGCTTCCAGGGTGGAACAGATCGTAAAACTGGTAGCAGGTGATAACTTTGGTCAGATTTTTATTACCGATACAAATCGGGAACATTTAGATAAGATCCTGAAAAAGATGGATAGTGATTATAAAATGTTTGAAGTGAGCAATGGGGATATTAGTGATAAAAAAAGTATTTCAGAATGA
- a CDS encoding DUF721 domain-containing protein: MKRNNAVSIGDAIRKYLRDERLESPLNEQRLIDAWNVVLGPGIASYTDGLFIKNQILYVHLTSAALRQELMMGRELLVKNLNRHVGAQVITNIIFR, encoded by the coding sequence ATGAAAAGAAATAATGCTGTATCAATAGGTGATGCTATCCGTAAATATTTACGTGACGAGCGTTTAGAATCTCCGCTTAATGAGCAGCGGTTGATTGATGCCTGGAATGTAGTCCTTGGTCCTGGCATTGCATCTTATACTGACGGGCTATTTATTAAAAATCAGATTCTGTATGTACATTTAACTTCGGCTGCTTTGCGTCAGGAGTTGATGATGGGGCGTGAATTATTGGTGAAGAACTTAAATCGTCACGTGGGAGCTCAGGTAATTACGAATATTATTTTTCGTTGA